A genome region from Megalobrama amblycephala isolate DHTTF-2021 linkage group LG16, ASM1881202v1, whole genome shotgun sequence includes the following:
- the aipl1 gene encoding aryl-hydrocarbon-interacting protein-like 1 isoform X1, which translates to MEDSMMLGVEGIKKTILYGGSSEKPKFITGTKVTFHFRTQLCNDDRTVIDDSKKTGMPMEMVIGNMFKLDVWETLLTSMHIGEVAEFWCDVIHTGLYPIVAKSLRRIAVGKDPVDWHIHTCGMANMFAYHSLGYDDLDELQKEPQPLYFVMELLKVQQPSEYDRESWALSDAERVKVVPVLHGQGNKLFKQGRYEDATMKYKEAIVCIKNVQSKEKAWEAPWLKLEKMANMLTLNYCQCLLRMEEYYEVIEHTTDIINQHPGAMKAFYLRGKAHMEVWNEAEARDDFMRVLDLDPGMKKTIKKELAVLKMRMELKNEEDRLKYKDMFTKIARDQESLELEIPDQEIPQQKSPEQESREQPPPEQESREQKSPEQESREQTSPEQESPEQKSPEQESPEQKSPEQESPEQNHPYKRVQSKHHPYKRVQSKHHQNKRVESKNHQNKRVESKNHQNKRVQSKHHPYKRVQSKNHQNKRVQSKHHPYKRVQSKNHQNKRVQSKHHQNKRVESKNHQNKRVQSKHHPYK; encoded by the exons ATGGAGGACAGCATGATGCTAGGTGTTGAAGGGATCAAGAAGACCATCTTGTATGGAGGGTCTAGTGAGAAGCCCAAATTTATCACAGGAACTAAG GTGACGTTTCATTTCCGCACACAGCTCTGCAATGATGATCGCACCGTGATAGATGACAGTAAAAAGACGGGTATGCCCATGGAAATGGTGATCGGGAACATGTTTAAACTGGATGTCTGGGAGACTCTGCTCACGTCCATGCACATAGGGGAGGTGGCTGAGTTCTGGTGTGATGTCATT CACACCGGATTGTATCCAATAGTGGCAAAGAGTCTGCGGCGTATCGCAGTGGGGAAAGATCCAGTGGACTGGCACATTCACACCTGCGGCATGGCCAACATGTTTGCCTACCACAGCCTGGGCTATGACGATCTGGACGAGCTTCAGAAAGAACCACAGCCTCTTTACTTTGTAATGGAACTTCTGAAG GTACAGCAGCCCAGTGAGTATGACAGAGAGTCCTGGGCTCTGAGCGATGCGGAGAGGGTGAAAGTGGTACCTGTGCTCCACGGTCAAGGGAACAAGCTCTTCAAACAGGGTCGATATGAGGACGCCACAATGAAATATAAAGAAGCCATTGTGTGTATCAAGAATGTGCAGTCAAAG GAAAAGGCATGGGAAGCTCCCTGGCTAAAACTGGAGAAGATGGCCAACATGCTTACTTTAAACTACTGTCAGTGTCTGCTCCGCATGGAGGAGTACTATGAGGTCATCGAACACACAACTGACATCATCAACCAGCACCCTG GGGCGATGAAAGCCTTCTATCTGCGTGGCAAAGCGCACATGGAGGTGTGGAATGAAGCCGAGGCCAGAGATGATTTCATGCGAGTGCTGGATCTGGATCCTGGCATGAAAAAGACAATCAAGAAAGAGCTTGCCGTTCTCAAAATGAGAATGGAATTAAAAAATGAGGAGGACAGACTGAAGTACAAGGACATGTTCACAAAAATAGCAAGGGACCAAGAGTCTCTAGAGCTGGAGATTCCAGATCAAGAGATTCCACAGCAAAAATCGCCAGAACAAGAGAGTCGAGAGCAACCACCACCAGAACAAGAGAGTCGAGAGCAAAAATCACCAGAACAAGAGAGTCGAGAGCAAACATCACCAGAACAAGAGAGTCCAGAGCAAAAATCACCAGAACAAGAGAGTCCAGAGCAAAAATCACCAGAACAAGAGAGTCCAGAGCAAAATCACCCGTACAAGAGAGTCCAGAGCAAACATCACCCGTACAAGAGAGTCCAGAGCAAACATCACCAGAACAAGAGAGTCGAGAGCAAAAATCACCAGAACAAGAGAGTCGAGAGCAAAAATCACCAGAACAAGAGAGTCCAGAGCAAACATCACCCGTACAAGAGAGTCCAGAGCAAAAATCACCAGAACAAGAGAGTCCAGAGCAAACATCACCCGTACAAGAGAGTCCAGAGCAAAAATCACCAGAACAAGAGAGTCCAGAGCAAACATCACCAGAACAAGAGAGTCGAGAGCAAAAATCACCAGAACAAGAGAGTCCAGAGCAAACATCACCCGTACAAGTGA
- the aipl1 gene encoding aryl-hydrocarbon-interacting protein-like 1 isoform X2, with product MTVKRRHTGLYPIVAKSLRRIAVGKDPVDWHIHTCGMANMFAYHSLGYDDLDELQKEPQPLYFVMELLKVQQPSEYDRESWALSDAERVKVVPVLHGQGNKLFKQGRYEDATMKYKEAIVCIKNVQSKEKAWEAPWLKLEKMANMLTLNYCQCLLRMEEYYEVIEHTTDIINQHPGAMKAFYLRGKAHMEVWNEAEARDDFMRVLDLDPGMKKTIKKELAVLKMRMELKNEEDRLKYKDMFTKIARDQESLELEIPDQEIPQQKSPEQESREQPPPEQESREQKSPEQESREQTSPEQESPEQKSPEQESPEQKSPEQESPEQNHPYKRVQSKHHPYKRVQSKHHQNKRVESKNHQNKRVESKNHQNKRVQSKHHPYKRVQSKNHQNKRVQSKHHPYKRVQSKNHQNKRVQSKHHQNKRVESKNHQNKRVQSKHHPYK from the exons ATGACAGTAAAAAGACGG CACACCGGATTGTATCCAATAGTGGCAAAGAGTCTGCGGCGTATCGCAGTGGGGAAAGATCCAGTGGACTGGCACATTCACACCTGCGGCATGGCCAACATGTTTGCCTACCACAGCCTGGGCTATGACGATCTGGACGAGCTTCAGAAAGAACCACAGCCTCTTTACTTTGTAATGGAACTTCTGAAG GTACAGCAGCCCAGTGAGTATGACAGAGAGTCCTGGGCTCTGAGCGATGCGGAGAGGGTGAAAGTGGTACCTGTGCTCCACGGTCAAGGGAACAAGCTCTTCAAACAGGGTCGATATGAGGACGCCACAATGAAATATAAAGAAGCCATTGTGTGTATCAAGAATGTGCAGTCAAAG GAAAAGGCATGGGAAGCTCCCTGGCTAAAACTGGAGAAGATGGCCAACATGCTTACTTTAAACTACTGTCAGTGTCTGCTCCGCATGGAGGAGTACTATGAGGTCATCGAACACACAACTGACATCATCAACCAGCACCCTG GGGCGATGAAAGCCTTCTATCTGCGTGGCAAAGCGCACATGGAGGTGTGGAATGAAGCCGAGGCCAGAGATGATTTCATGCGAGTGCTGGATCTGGATCCTGGCATGAAAAAGACAATCAAGAAAGAGCTTGCCGTTCTCAAAATGAGAATGGAATTAAAAAATGAGGAGGACAGACTGAAGTACAAGGACATGTTCACAAAAATAGCAAGGGACCAAGAGTCTCTAGAGCTGGAGATTCCAGATCAAGAGATTCCACAGCAAAAATCGCCAGAACAAGAGAGTCGAGAGCAACCACCACCAGAACAAGAGAGTCGAGAGCAAAAATCACCAGAACAAGAGAGTCGAGAGCAAACATCACCAGAACAAGAGAGTCCAGAGCAAAAATCACCAGAACAAGAGAGTCCAGAGCAAAAATCACCAGAACAAGAGAGTCCAGAGCAAAATCACCCGTACAAGAGAGTCCAGAGCAAACATCACCCGTACAAGAGAGTCCAGAGCAAACATCACCAGAACAAGAGAGTCGAGAGCAAAAATCACCAGAACAAGAGAGTCGAGAGCAAAAATCACCAGAACAAGAGAGTCCAGAGCAAACATCACCCGTACAAGAGAGTCCAGAGCAAAAATCACCAGAACAAGAGAGTCCAGAGCAAACATCACCCGTACAAGAGAGTCCAGAGCAAAAATCACCAGAACAAGAGAGTCCAGAGCAAACATCACCAGAACAAGAGAGTCGAGAGCAAAAATCACCAGAACAAGAGAGTCCAGAGCAAACATCACCCGTACAAGTGA